In Plasmodium brasilianum strain Bolivian I chromosome 12, whole genome shotgun sequence, the genomic window ataatagtacacatatacacatacatatatatatacaaatatacacatatttacatacgaAAGAACACACATGCACACCTCTTGAGCCGTAATACTCCCCTCtttaactttaaaaaaaaaaaaaaaaggtcagggaaaaaaaaaatttacactAAAGCCTTCATTCTCTTCGTTTCAGCAATAGCTtcatcaaatttttttttctcttcactGTTTAACTGTAACTCGATAACCTGTTCAACACCATTGGCTCCTAAAACAAGGGGTGTACCTCCAAAAATATCACTGTGTCCATATTGTCCTTCTAATAAAGTAGAAcatattaatactttttttaagtcttttatatatgattcAGCCATTTCAATAATAGCAGCAGCTGGAGCAACATATGGTGAAGCATGTAAGTTAACAATTTCCAGTGCTGTATTTACAGTCCTATCAAATATGGCATCCAATTCAGCATcggtaatttttttattattaataaattcttGTAATGGAATACCACCAACAGTTATGTATCTTTTCAAAGGAACCATTTTATTACCATGTGCAGCAACAATAAGTGCATTTACATCTCTTGGAcaaacatttaatttttgtgatatataatatttaagcCTAGATGTATCTAGAACACCTCCTAAAcctacaattttattttttggtaCACCTGAATGTTTATGTAACAGCTGCACCATTACATCAACTGGGTTTGTAACAACTATTATAAAAGCATTTggacaataattttttacatgaCCACCTATTTCTATCATAATTTTGTTGTTCAATGGTAGTAAATCATCTCTATTCCATTCCTTATCACTCTTTCCTGGAACCTTTGTAAATCCTgctgttactattactacatCTGCACCTTTTAAATCTTCATATGAATTTGATCCTGTCACTTTGCAATTTGAATAAGCCATTACATTCATATGAGATGTATCTAATGCTTTTCCATAGGGCATGTTCTTAACAATGTCAAACATAACAACATCTCCTAAGTTCTTCTGAACAATTAATGTGGCCATAACACCTCCAATCATACCTGAACCGACTAGAACAATTTTTGTTTTGGGTGCCATCTTTCAAAATGAGCAGCTACTGGGAATGGGCGGCTGTAAAGTAAGATGAtacaaaaaaaggggaataTATGAGTAATTATTCGAAGGCGCTTTTGTATACATTGTGCCTATGGACAAGTGCTTATATGGGTTTATTTAAGTGTacgtatttttataaattcggGCCCGCAGGTATTCAAacagataatatatatatattatatatatatgtatatatattatatatatatgtatatatattatatatatatatatacacacatatacatgtaattgATCGCAGGTAAGCAATGAAGTAAAGATGTTCATGTTACTTACGTgataatgcaaaaaaaaaaaaaaaaaaaaaaaaaaaactcgaAAAGAGTATATATTTGATGATCAATGGATAAGGGAATATCCTCTAAAATATGTGCAAAATTTTTCGCATCAAAAAATGGCAGTAAGAAATTATGCTCCTTAATATGAAGTTAACTgaaatcaaaaataaaaagcaaagGGCCCATTAGCACTattacttataaatatacttctCTTTGTTAATATCACAATGGGGTAATAtgtagaatataaaatagctATTTTTTCGTGTttgcatatattatgtatgtatatatatatgtatgtatttatatatgtatgtatttatatatgtatgtatttatatatgtatgtatttatatatgtatgtatttatatatgtatgtatttatatatgtatgtatttatatatgtatgtatttatatatgtatgttcttacatataaattttatttaaatttttaaggaTGAATTGCGTTATTACTTAAAAGTTTTTCGGAAGATGTTTAACACAggatttttaaaattcaaaaaagggaaaaatgttcagatgaaaaaattagttgatattttttttttgaattaattttttttttttaaaaatattaaatatataaatatacatgcttacttaattatacatacataattacataaatacattacAATCAATTATGCACATATGATTATTTGCTTGCAGATGGTATCTtaattatgaatttataCTATGAGGATATATGTACTATTTTATCACTTGCATgcaattgtttttttttttttttttttgctcgAAGGGTAATGAAGAGCAAACTTTTTTGGCTTGCCTTACTActcttatataatatatacaatatatggtacaattcaatttttatatattacttattaATGTACCATTTTATAGAAGTTATCACACCTTAAACTGCGAAATAACTTAGTAAAAGTTATAGAAGTGCAGTTTTACTGTTCCACTTCGGACCgaggaaatgaaaaaaagagtagaaaattattataaaaataaaatataaggataaaaataaaaataagaataaaaataagaataaaaataagaataaaaataagaataaaaataagaataaaaataaaaataaattctaaaggttcactattttttttcaaaattttcatatcaTCCTTTTGTCGTTTTTATTCTGTTACTATTGAATGCAAGTTCACATAAATAGAATAACCTGCGctactttttcttatttttatttttttttttttatacatctCACTATTGTGGGACCCCGTCTCCACGTTTTGTacttagatatatatatatgtatatttatgtatttatgtatatttatgtatttatgtatatttatgtatttatgtatatttatgtatttatgtatatttatgtatttatgtatatttatgtatttatgtatatttatgtatttatgtatatttatgtgtatatgtatatttatgtgtatatgtatatttatgtatatatgtatatttatgtgtatatgtatatttatgtgtatatgtatatttatgtgtatatgtatatttatgtgtatatgtatatttatgtgtatatgtatatattatgtatatatgtatatttatgtatatatgtatatttatgtatacatatctACATGAATGCTACCTGCGTATGTTCACAAAATGGTACtacttttttatacttttcgACACTAAAAAATAGTGAAATACTCTTTTCGTCAGTTACGCACATTTCAGTGGCATATATATGATGTACTGgaatagcaaaaaaaaaaaaaaataataataataaaatacgtTTCTGTAATAAGAACTATgtacaataaaattaaatttacgTCGACAGGTTTGCAGTGCAGTTTTGGTAAGTTGTACAAGGATAtctacataaatgtatattttagcacatatatttaatatataagtatgtatataggTATTTATGTGTGCGCCCATGCCCTGTGTATATCATAAACATATGTACTCATATGTTCCTCGTTGCATAACACTGTAAGAGCAAATTAAAACACTTTTCATACGtcaaaatagaaatataaagagCGTGCTCTAAATTAGGGGATGTTTGACTTATCACCCGCTTAAGttacattttgaaaaataaaaaggcgaaaaacgaaaaaaagaagaggcgaaaaagcaaaaaagtaaaaaaaccCAAATCATATTTCCACtgtgtaaatttttttcataagaCGTTATGTTCCTCATTTTCAGAAACaacttataaatatatatctctctttgtatagttttttttttttttttaaatattcatcatttttttgcgtcatttaaaaaaaaagctagaaaacaaaaaaattttataaaaaatgttaaacaGTAGAAATTTTTAGTATTAAGCTACATAAGGTTAGTCAACATGGAAATTTTGTCGCTCTTTCGAATTATATAAGATAAAGAAAGATAgatataaagataaaaaaaaaaaaaaaaggaaaacaataaaaaaacgGTTACATCGCTTATTaactgtaaaaatatatttatgcaattAAAAGGTTTAGAAGGACACGTTACAACAAGGTTTATGTAGAGTTCATTAAGGCGCTAAATTGTTTCCATAAATTTTGTAGTACGCCTCTACTATAGCTGCAGTGCGaagtaattaattttattttttcatttttatttttcttttttcattttctttttcctttttcattttctttttcctttttcattttctttttcctttttcattttctttttcctttttcattttctttttcctttttcattttctttctcgtttttcatttcctttttctttttttattttctttttcttttttcattttctttctcgtttttcattttctttttctttttttattttctttttcttttttcattttcgtttttcttttttctttttttttttctggcACATTCATTTGTATTAATTAACTGATGAGAACTTCAGTCAGGTACACACTGTTCAAACGCGCCTAACTGGTCAGAAATGTCTGGCACTTCAAGCTATTGTGATCAgtcaaatatttaaaatcctttagaaataatatacatttacccCAACTTCACTGTGCGTTTTGAAACATGGGGGAGGAGATAAAAAGTTATGAGGAATGCTTAgacaaattatataaaactcATGCAATGAAATTAGGACTTGATAGCATGAAACAGATGAGCGAGTCGTTTAACAATCCTACTGAAAATTACAAAACTGTGCACGTTGCAGGTACTAATGGAAAGGGGTCAGTATgctataaaatttattcatgTCTGAAGTTGAGAAAATTTAAGGTAGGAATATATTCTTCTCCTCATATATTTTCACTAAGAGAAAGAATAATAGTAGATGACGAACCGATAAACGAGGAGGATTTAATATGTTTAGTTAACcaagtatttaaaaaaattaaagaaataaatatatatccatcCTTCTTTGAAATTATTTCACTAGTTGCCTTTTTACacttttcaa contains:
- a CDS encoding L-lactate dehydrogenase; its protein translation is MAPKTKIVLVGSGMIGGVMATLIVQKNLGDVVMFDIVKNMPYGKALDTSHMNVMAYSNCKVTGSNSYEDLKGADVVIVTAGFTKVPGKSDKEWNRDDLLPLNNKIMIEIGGHVKNYCPNAFIIVVTNPVDVMVQLLHKHSGVPKNKIVGLGGVLDTSRLKYYISQKLNVCPRDVNALIVAAHGNKMVPLKRYITVGGIPLQEFINNKKITDAELDAIFDRTVNTALEIVNLHASPYVAPAAAIIEMAESYIKDLKKVLICSTLLEGQYGHSDIFGGTPLVLGANGVEQVIELQLNSEEKKKFDEAIAETKRMKALV